Within Vicia villosa cultivar HV-30 ecotype Madison, WI linkage group LG1, Vvil1.0, whole genome shotgun sequence, the genomic segment ctgcaaaaaaaagttatttatttttaaaaaaaatatgtgaaaatattatagataattattataagataagAGAGTGTACATTTTatctatattaaaattaatttccgtatttgtaaaaaattaaaatatatttattaatatttatgatatattttatcttaattttgacatatgaaaataatataaaatagagtatattttttaaaatttaactatttttctataaaataaatatattagttgTAAAAGACTTAAAAAGTGCAAATGAGTTTAAGTTATAAActaaaaacaaattaatatttcatgttgtattttaatatGACGAAGAAAAAAACAATATCATAGATTTATAAATGGTGAAATTAAATTTGAAGATGACAATATCATTTTGTTTCAATGAAAATTAATTTAGTCAATTAagtatgatttattttattaatttataaaaaaatatgagacaattatgattgatgaatacacATATTTTGCATGTCTACCCGTATTTTTGTTtgcttttcatattttatatttttcaaaatgtaACTCACACAATctctttatttcaaaaaaatagaaaaaagtaaTATCATTATTGCATACACCAGTTATCTAGGTTGATTAATATAATAATCACATTCACCGATTAACTAGGTTGATTAAACAACTAccgattaatatattttttgtagagacattagtaaataataataacaaacacTAATACTAATAATTATAGTGCTTGATAATATAATACTTatagacaaaaaaataaaaactaaaataaaaataagaaattattaaaatttaataaaataacaaatgtgCTTTTGATTTGGTCTTTGTTTTTTAAgctaaataaataagataaaatcttAATTAAAAATTGAAGTCATGGATCactctcttttcttttttgtagatttaatttttttttattttatttttatttagttggGGATAgtcattaatttaataataattagtcaAGTAATTCTTTTTTACCAGTAcgattttgttctttttttttgttaataaataaaCCATAGTTTTagattttgtcttttattttccttttaaaaaataataattaaaatttttaccaGAACTTCCCATTCCCTTtttcccgtgcctcgcacgggtatatATACTAGTTTAAGGAATTTCGGCCGGTGGTCTAGAAAAACAATAGTGGAACAAGAATTTCCCTTTTGATTAACCTCCGTAGCATATCAATTTTAACAACCAAAACCCTAAAACAACAGAACTCCGCAGTTCAGTCAATCGCTCTGCCGTTCTACCCTTGCATCCGATACAAGTTGGAGTTGCACTGATCTAAACACCGGCGGAGTTGGCCATCTGCAGCCAGAATCTGAGAAATTCCAGGtttccttatttttttcttcctttttcgaTTTTAATTCCCGTATTCTGGCGCGACACTCTAGTGCACGCGAGAATGCGATTCCACTGTGATTTGTGGCCGCCATAGCCGCCCCTGTGTAAGGCAAAGTGACATAGTATTCGAGATTCCCCAATTTGCATCCTAAAGAATAGGAATAGacaacttagggttttgtttcttaCAGTTTAATTGTATTCTTTTGTTTGTAGGTTTTGTGATGGATGTGGAATGGTCCGAATCACGGTATGATGATAGGAATGACAAAGATGATTCTCCTGTGAGGGAGCATTATGATGATGATGGGGTAGATAAGTCTAGCAGGCATAGGAGCAAGGATAGGAAGAAGAGTGATAAGGAACACCGGAGTAAAGACAGGGATCAGCTCAAGAGGGCTTCCGAGGATGTAGAGAAGGATAGGAGTGCTGGAAGGGAACGTAACAGGGATGAGCGGGAAAAGGACAGGGGTAAAGATGGTAAAGTAAGGGAGAAAGATTATGATAGAGAGAAATATAGGGAAAAAGAGCGTGAGAGGGATAGAGATAAGAAGGATCGGGGTAAGGACAGAGACCGGGAGAAAGAAAGAGAGTTGGAGAAAGATAGTGATCGAACGCGCGAGAAGGAAAGAGGAAAAGAGAAAACTAGGGATAGGGACAGGGATAAGGCAAAGGAAAGGGAGCGTGAGAAACATAGAGACAAAGAAAGTTATAGAGATGGGGATCGGGATAAGGGAAAAGATAAAATTAGAGAGGAGAGGGAGACTGATCGAGATAAAGATAGGTCACGGGATAGAGGAAGTAGAAAGGCTCATGAGGAAGATTATGAATCGGGTAATCTTGATGATAAAGTAGACTACCATGAAAAGAGAGAGGAAGAGGTTGGCAAGCATGCAAAGGCTTCAAAACTCAATCAAGATGATAAAGATGGTGAAACATCAACACACTTGTCACAAAAAGAACTTGAAGAACGTATCTTGAAGTAAGTCTATTTTTTTTGTTACTTCACTTCACTTCACTTCATATCACTTTTACTTTTGTTCTTTGATGAAGTATTAAATTGTAGATACTGCTATGTAAACTTGAAATGCACATTACTTTATGCTTCAGGTCATAAActcataattatatattaattggcGAATAATGAATGCTTAGAATTTTAATGGCTCTTTTGTAGAGTTTGGACTAGGTTAGTTTATGTAATGTTAGGGTTAGTCTATAGAGGTGGCATTGTAGTGTTGAAGCCCCTAGGTGGTACGTGAAACTCCATTGTGTTACAGAAGTAGCCCCACCAATAGCTTCAGCTATAATGAAGCTCTTGTAAAATTGTCAATGGTTTGGACTTTTTGGTTATTTCACCCTAAAGTAGCCATTTTACCTCATCTTATAGTCGGCCCCtctatttttttttgtcatttcaCCCCAAAATTCTGAATGACAACACAATAGGACTCTCATGTCATCTCATCTCGTCTCCTCCTAAAAGGCTTCATCTCCCCTTCTTACCTTGTGTGGCTTACTGTCAGTCTTTTCTGCGAATTTCTAGCCCCCCTCCAGAAGCAATCACTTTGCTGCAAAACAGAGTTAGAGACCACACTGTCTCTAGAGATACAGAAAATATAGGCAAAAGAGTAGGGGGAGGATGCAGCACATATGAGGTCTAGTAGTAAAGGGAGGGGACTTGGCGACGAGTAAGAGCTTGGACTTTCCGCCTTACTTGCGGTTTGCCCCTAGTCGCCTTAATTGCGGCACTTTGGCTTGCCTTCATTGCAGCCCCCAACACCTTAATTGTGTTGGCTTTGAAGGGGTGAATTTAGTTccacattgcttagagatatgacccgtgttgtgtttataagtggagACAATCCTCACCtaacaagccggttttgtagggatgagttaggtccAACCCAAATTCTGAGAATATTTCTTCAAATTTAGACTGTTTTTATGCTGGAGTTTCTATTATCAATTTGTTTATTTTGATCACCAATATTCTGAAACATTGCATTTTTACGGTTAAAAAATCCATTCTGTTGTGACAATATCCTCTTAATTTGTTATTTTGGATAGGATGAAAGAAACAAGAACAAATAAACAATCTGCAGCAGCTTCCGAGATCTCATCATGGGTTAATAAAAGCCGCAAGCTTGAAAAGAAAAAAGTATCGCAGCTCTCTAAGCATTTTGAGGAGCAGGTTTTTTCCTCATCTCCTGCCTTTAATATTTTGTGATGTTTgtgtaagattttttttttaggtATGTAATCAAGTTtttgtaatttaaaattttataggaCAACATCGCAGTAGAGGGAAGTGACGATGAGGATACCACCCGTCACACTGGTACATCTTTTTCCCTGTTTCTGTATCCTGCAAAGTTCTGTATTATGTAATTTCTGAAGTCTCAATGCTTGTGCCTTCTACTATGTATACAATTATTAAGCTTTAGTTCACAGAAGTGGGACAACTGTCCTAACAAACTAAAGCTTATACATGCAAAAAAAGGAGATAGCTGTCCTAACTCATTAATAAACTGATCTAAACAACAGAAACAGGAGTAGGCAATGCAGAACAAAAAACTGTTCACACTTCTATGTACTCTAATATTGAATAGCTATTCATTGATAGCAGAGACTAGGGAGTGACAATCTGTAACAGGTTTCGGACTACCCACACTGTAACAGCTTAAGCATAACTAGATTAGTTAGCTGCTGTTTAACCTTTATATCTCTGATTAGTTGTTCCATGGGAGGTACTAGATCACCAATTGAGGAGAGAGAAACAGCAAAAAATGAGGGAAATGTCAACACTTAAATAATCGGAAAGCTGAGTGAGGAAGATGTTACTCTTCGCAATAGGTAAAGTTGTGACTCCTCATATTTATAGTGAGTGAGTCACAGACAGGATCAGTTACAAAATGGTAAAGCAGTAGTTAACTGTAATAGCAACAGGAAACTAACAAGTTCTAACAACTCACATAATATTAAACTATTAGATGAGTGGGTATAGGGAGGAGCTGCAGAAGTGTAGAACTTGAGTTATAGTAGGGATGATTTAAACTGATGATTTAAAAATTGGACGGTCATTTAGAATGTGGAGcttttggttcacggtttaatgGCTCAAGCGTGGTGAATCACGGTTGAACAGATGATATGTAAATATACATTTAGTAATAATTTCATataaatgtaaataaattttagaTCCAATAAATTAATTGCATTATGTGTCCTGAAATATTGAAACCAATAGCAAAAGGATTGCTAATAAAAATTCACATATATAGAAGTTTGTAACTATAAGGCGTTTTATTGGTTTTACTGGCTCTGGACCTGTTTGACTTGTTCATTATCACCGGTTCTGCaaccatttttttttttggtttaacaTAATGAACACACCATTTTCTGGCTCAGCTGGTCAAATGGTCtgtctgattttcaaaactctgATTTTAAATGCACAATCTACTATATTTTGCCAATGCATATGGAACCAACATTACAGCTCAAAGCACTAAACTTCTACAGCTGCCCATTGCATAGTGTCATTTTAGTTATGTCTTATTGATATGTCTTTGGATGTTAAGAATCTGTTCCGTTGTTGTTAATATGATTGGTAATATATACTTGTATGCTGAATATCATACAGATCACCTGGCGGGAGTGAAAGTTCTTCACGGGCTTGACAAAGTAGCAGAAGGTGGTACTGTAGTTCTGACAATCAGAGATCAGCCGATACTTGCCGATGGTGATCTTAATGAAGGTACAACTTCTCGGTGTTCTTCTTATATTGTTCTTGTTTGAATTCTGTGAGTTGTTGTGCATCATTgtgtaaaataatttgttttctcACAATCCAGACGTTGATATGCTTGAGAATGTGGAAATCGGGGAACAAAAACGCCGAGATGATGCTTATAAAGCTGCAAAAAAGAAAACTGGCATATACGATGATAAGTAAGATGATCATTACTATCGTCCGTTGTGATTGAAACAATGTAAATAGAAACTGATATGTTGTAGAATCAAATCTTTAATCTGATGACGCATGGCTATCAATTTCAGGTTCAATGATGATCCCTTTGCAGAAAAGAAAATACTTCCAAAATATGATGATCCAGTTGCCGAAGAGGTTTGCTGCTCATTGTTTCTTCTTACATTCCAAAGCATAAACTGTTGAGCAAGGTAGTTATTCTGAATGCTTATACTCATCTGAGTTTTTTATTCAGGGTTTAACTTTGGATGAAAGAGGAAGGTTCTCAGGTGAAGCTGAAAAGAAACTTGAAGAGGTCAGttgctattatatatatatatatatatatatatatatatatatatatatatatatatatatatatatatatatatatatatatatatatatattccatggTTGTGAGCTTTTTCCATCATTGTTAATAGAACAGTATGATATCATTTGGTCCATTTAATAGATCTCTCAGccttttgttgttattgttgcataaCTTGCATAGGCTTTCTGCTATCAGAATATTGTTTATGACATTGCTTTTGTATGCGCTTTCTGTGGTCAGAATATTACTGTATGGACTACCTATTAGAGATAAGTTGTAGCTAGCTTAGTCTAGGCTTTGTATCTAGTTCTAATTGACACCTGTCAGATGTATAACCTGCTACAGCAGGTTAAACTGGTTCTTATAAATACAACCAGTTAGCAACTTTTGTAACTAATTATCCAATTCAATAGAATTAGTTACAACTGAAAATGGAAAGAGCAACTGCATTTTCTATTACTACCTATATCTGATTGTTTTCATACTACTTTCCTCATGTAACTCTTCCTTAGAAATTTATTGAATTAGCTACATGTATATGTCATACATTATATGTTTTACTCTTTTATTGTTTGGCTGAGGGGTATCTTCTTTTCCTATTAACAGCTCCGAAAAAGGTTAACTGGTGTTTCCACTAATAACTTTGAAGACCTTACTTCATCTGGAAAGGTATCATCAGACTACTATTCTCATGAAGAAATGCTTCAATTTAAGAAGCCCAAGAAGAAAAAGTCCTTACGGAAGAAAGATAAGCTGGACATTAATGCCCTTGAAGCTGAAGCTATCTCTTCAGGATTGGGTGTTGGCGACCTTGGTTCTCGGAAAGATGCAAAGAGGCAAGCCATCAAAGATGAACAAGAAAGATTGGCAGCTGAAATGAGAAATAATGCTTACCAGTCTGCTTATGCTAAAGCAGACGAAGCCTCCAAATTACTTCGTCCAGAACAATCTCTGTACAATAAAACAGGGGAAGATGAAACCCCAGCTTTTGCAGATGATGACGAGGATCTTCGTAAATCCTTAGAGAAAGCAAGGCGACTGGCTCTTAAGAAACAGGAGGAGAAAGGAGCATCTGGCCCTCAAGCTATTGCTTTACTTGCCGCTTCGAATCCTAGTAATGAGACTGTTGATGATCAAAATTCTACAGCGGTAGAGTCAAGAGAAAATAAGGTGGTCTTTACAGAGATGGAAGAATTTGTCTGGGGTCTTCACATTGACGAAGGTAAGGTTTTATacgattatgtttttttttttcaatgtaAAGAAGTTCATACTATCTTTGATGTTCTGAAGTGTGACTGTTCTGATTAAATGTAAAAGAGAATCATCTTTTTTTAACAACACTTTTTTGTAAGCTACTAGGTAAAATGTATTTTATAACGAGTTAGGATTGGCTTATGCTATATAGTTATTTCATTGTTGAAATTGGTTGTTTCTTTTCGCAATGTTCTGTTTAATCTGTACTTCCCTCGTGTATTTCAATGGCACAGCATTTTTGAAGGTTGTGTAATCTTTCTGTGCTATTTTAGTTGGATATCGAAGATCGTTTTGTCAGCTTGTTAGAACTGTTGGTGTAGAGAGTATATAAAGAGGAAGCTGATAAATAGATATGATGTGTTGCTTTTCTATTTTACAGAAGCACGTAAGCCAGAAGGTGAAGATGTTTTCATGCATGATGATGAAGAGGCAaatgttcctgttgaggaaaagaAAGACGAGACAGGTGGGTGGACTGAAGTTAAAGAAACTGAGAAAGACGAGCAACCCAACTCAGAAGACAAGGAAGTGATAGTTCCCGATGAAAGTATACATGAAGTTGCTGTAGGGAAAGGACTGTCAGGTGCATTGAAACTGCTTAAAGATCGAGGAACACTTAAGGAAAGCATTGAATGGGGTGGCAGAAACATGGATAAGAAGAAAAGCAAATTGGTTGGGATTGTAGAGGATGAAGGAAAGGAAGTACAGAATAAAAAAGAGATTCACATTGAGAGGACAGATGAGTTTGGGAGAATTGTAAGTCCTCCATGTTTGTTTACATCATTTTTTTTGGGGTCATATTTATATTTTACTGTAGCACTAGgttcatattatattatttttgattGCTACATTGGCATTTTTGCGTAATGGTAGTTAACGAGGATGTTTACTATATGACTTAATAAAGGGTACAGGCTTATGGAGCATCTAAACTCAACTGAATGGGGTAATTACCTTTGAGTctgtctgtttttttttttttttttaaatttacttAGCAGGCATGCACGCACAGGAAAAAGAGAGGGTCTGAGACGAAGCAAAACTCACAAAAAATGGAACAGTATTATTAGTCTATGTATAGAAGAAGTTATAAGTTGTGTGATTACTTCCTCTTTGCTGCAGCGCAACAGATCAAGTTGTTGTTGTGTGGCTCGGTGGTTGTGGTTCAAACCTTGAACTATCTTTTCGCAAATGCTAGATAAGGCCACATACAATATATTCCCAAGGGTCAAACTGTAACCTTAAAGCACTTAAATGTCCCCAGTGCAGTGCTTCCACTTTCCTCAGTAAATCTTGTTTGTATGCGAAGTAACTTGAGTGTGAAGATATTCAGTATTTTTGTATAGGCTTTATAGATCATATCTTGTTTTCTTCTAATTGCAAAAAAAGGTGATATATGTTGTGGTTTGGAATGTAGGAGTAACCTTTAGTCTAAAGATTTGGTTTACATGCTTTTGTATATAATGTGTTCATGGATTTGAGCGTTTAATGATTATAATATTTCATTGTACACTGTATCTTGAAATTGGTACTCCtctcaaatttatttttaatcaatgttGAGATATCTTTCATTTCCAATTTGCAGTTTTCATATTATAGTTGAATGTTACTTAAACTTGATTCCCTTGTTCTTTTGTTGCTTCCAGTTGACTCCTAAGGAAGCCTTTCGAATAATTTCTCATAAGTTCCATGGCAAAGGACCTGGCAAAATGAAGCAGGAAAAGCGTATGAAGCAATTTCATGAAGAATTGAAATTGAAGCAAATGAAGAGTTCAGATACACCATCGTTGTCTGTAGAGAGAATGAGGGAAGCTCAAGCTCGTATGAAGACACCCTATCTTGTTCTCAGCGGTCATGTTAAACCAGGGTATGTTTTTAACTTCACAAACTTTTTACTCTTGAAGTTttgatagaaataaaataaatgcttATATTTGATATGAATGAGATACTAAGATTACTACTTGATTTCTGATAAAAGTTTGTGCTATAATGGGGGACATTCTTTTTACATCAAAGACTTTTTTTCCTATCCTTGATGACAACATTTTGGACTAATGGATCTTAATTTTCAATATGTATTACATATGAGTTATCAGTTATGACACCATATAATGATCCATCTTGATCTATTGTCTAGAGTAAGAAGCAACTATACACTAGATATAACTTGATGATTTAGTTGTGCTTAGTAATTCGTTGTTTTTACCTTTGTTGATGATGAGGTTACTAATTCATATCTTTTCGTATCTTATTTTCCCCTACTTACGCTCTGCACTTCTTCCCATACCTAGGGGTTGGTTTATGAAAAATGTAGTTTGGAATTTGTTTCTGTATTAGGACTCATTAAATCAGTTCGCATATCCAAACATTAATGCCTATAAGTGGTATGTTGTGTTCAAATCTTTAATACTACAACAAGGAGAACAGCCACCACCACCAAGCCTTTTTCCTCTAGGTCGGGTCAACTACATGGACCATACAATGTCATAATGCTTTATCATGTATTGAGTTAAAAGATAGATCATTTACCTTTTATCTTTGAATTTCTGTCATGATTTCTTTTCTATGTCTCCTTTTACCTCCTCATGGGTGCTTCTACGAGTCTTCTATGTTCATAGACAAATTAATTACAATGGGATGGGATAATACTTTTCTCCGATACTGTCCAAACGTTCTATCTTGTCTCATTTAGTCACTTATCCATTGCAATATTGAGCATACTTTTATGATGGCTTACTGGCCAATATTCTATCCAATTGAGTTTGGCGATTATTATTTGTTGATTAGGATCAAATACCAAAGTTGTATATCAAGTAAGAATCTACAGCAAGAATGCTATTACAGAAAACCAGAATTAAAGCAAAGATGCTGACCAAGATTTATGTAATTCCTACAGAGCATGAACTGTCTAAATTCTAAATTTCCAAATATACATCCTTCCTGCCCACTTACTTCTACTTTAATCATACATTAGGAATGCCTTAATTGCGACACAATTGTCTTGTGCTTAACTAAAAATACATAACCACCCACGTAGCTGAATAAATTCCCTACCCTCATTGCTACATAACTGAGCAATAACATGACTTTTCTGCATTACTGTAACCTTTAAGTTGTGCAGATGTATGTTGCTGATGTATGTGTTCTTTTATTGGCAGACAAACTAGTGACCCAAAAAGTGGTTTTGCTACAGTTGAGAAGGATCTTCCTGGAGGCTTGACACCCATGCTCGGTGATCGGAaggtaattttatttttcaaagtttcTTCAACTATGGAGAAAAGTACTAAAACTACTTTTTTTTTGGATGGTTTAAGCTTTTATTTGAGAAACTTAATTAACATAAATTATCATAAAactaaaacataattaaaaaaatctaaaaccaCAAGCAAACGGACCCTTGATATTTCTTTAAGATTAAGTGTTGTTTAAAAACCGATGGTTTGTAACAACCATATCATCTGAATTGGATTGGAGAGCACTCTTTCATGGAATGTTTTAGGATTCCTTGGATTGTGATGTCTGAAATGTTAATCTCCACTTTTGATTCAAGTTAGGAAAATCAATCTGTAGGATTTTGTTGTTCTTGTGATTTTATCTCAAGACAATTAGTGCTCAATGTTTTACTCATCCCCCTTTCTAAATATAAAACACTATTAAGTTGTCTTTCTATTATGTATAGATTAAAAGGACGGTTATACTTTTAAAAGGCAAAGGAAGTGGAGATTTGTAATTTTGAATTCAGTTTCATTTGCGGGTTCTCAAATTTCTCCTGTTTAACAGGTTCAGTTGCATCAGCAGTTATGGTTAAACCTGTAATGTCTGTTAGATAAGTTTGTAGGCCACCAATAGGACAGCCTTGCATTGTCTGGTTTAGGATTTTTAAAGCTTGAATAAAGAATTGGGAGCTTTATTAGACTTCACAAGCCCGAGAACTAGACTTCATATTATGGCTGCATCTGTTTCCACTTTCCAGTATTTTCAATTTTAGAATGTATTGATATCTCAAGATATTAAGTAGCTTAATTCTTAAATgccttattttttagaaaaaataattaacatgCCCAATTTTAGTCAACATTGACATTATTTACGtggaattgttttattttaacacACTGCAAAGAAGAATTTTTCATAACGAGATGTTGAATAAAATGTCCACCTTGCTGTTATGCTATTTAATATACTCATACTTTGCTTTATGAGTTTGGGTttgagtttttttcttcttcatattcCCATTAAGAACATGTTTTTTTATCGTTTCAGGTTGAGCACTTTTTGGGAATCAAGAGGAAAGCTGAACAATCAAGCTCAGATACTCCAAAAAAGATGAAATCTTGATTCCTTGGTCTTGTAATGAAAAGCATTTCAAGCTAAAATCCTTATAAGGTtgcaatttgatttgaaattttatTGACACGAGGGTGAGGAATCCATAGAACTCACATTATTTTGTATTCTGTACATTGAAGAAATGAGGGTGAAGAATCCATAAAACATGGCTTGTATGAGAATTTTGAAAATATGTGGGAATGGGAGAATCAAGTGTACAAAAATCTTTCTAGTAGATTTTAGGATTTGGGGGATTAATGACCTAGTCTAAATAGAATTCAACTTTTTAACAAGTTATTTCATTAATCCAGGACCCAAAAAGAACACACACCCTTTATCATTCACAGTCTCCATCTTTTAGCCTCTTCACTCTAAGTCACTTTATAATTTTAATGACATTAATGACA encodes:
- the LOC131644051 gene encoding SART-1 family protein DOT2-like, which produces MDVEWSESRYDDRNDKDDSPVREHYDDDGVDKSSRHRSKDRKKSDKEHRSKDRDQLKRASEDVEKDRSAGRERNRDEREKDRGKDGKVREKDYDREKYREKERERDRDKKDRGKDRDREKERELEKDSDRTREKERGKEKTRDRDRDKAKEREREKHRDKESYRDGDRDKGKDKIREERETDRDKDRSRDRGSRKAHEEDYESGNLDDKVDYHEKREEEVGKHAKASKLNQDDKDGETSTHLSQKELEERILKMKETRTNKQSAAASEISSWVNKSRKLEKKKVSQLSKHFEEQDNIAVEGSDDEDTTRHTDHLAGVKVLHGLDKVAEGGTVVLTIRDQPILADGDLNEDVDMLENVEIGEQKRRDDAYKAAKKKTGIYDDKFNDDPFAEKKILPKYDDPVAEEGLTLDERGRFSGEAEKKLEELRKRLTGVSTNNFEDLTSSGKVSSDYYSHEEMLQFKKPKKKKSLRKKDKLDINALEAEAISSGLGVGDLGSRKDAKRQAIKDEQERLAAEMRNNAYQSAYAKADEASKLLRPEQSLYNKTGEDETPAFADDDEDLRKSLEKARRLALKKQEEKGASGPQAIALLAASNPSNETVDDQNSTAVESRENKVVFTEMEEFVWGLHIDEEARKPEGEDVFMHDDEEANVPVEEKKDETGGWTEVKETEKDEQPNSEDKEVIVPDESIHEVAVGKGLSGALKLLKDRGTLKESIEWGGRNMDKKKSKLVGIVEDEGKEVQNKKEIHIERTDEFGRILTPKEAFRIISHKFHGKGPGKMKQEKRMKQFHEELKLKQMKSSDTPSLSVERMREAQARMKTPYLVLSGHVKPGQTSDPKSGFATVEKDLPGGLTPMLGDRKVEHFLGIKRKAEQSSSDTPKKMKS